The DNA window ATGCTTATATTATATGGCAAAGTTTTGAAAATCGGACCGAACTGGCTGGTTCGATCGGTTGAACGGCGAATCGGCCATGACATTGGTCTGATTCTATACAAAAGTTGATATTGTGAAATAAGCCGTCAAAACCAGTCAAATTCGTCAAAACCAGTAAATCCAGTCGAACTAGTGATTcccaatttttcaatttttccctcaatatttttttaaagttttgtaAAATGCAGTTGCCAAGGAGTGAAATTGGGATCTTTGCAATAGAAGGACAACGTAGTAACCATTGTACCATCACATCCAATTAATCTCTTTTGATAACACATTTATATGAAACAAATGTCCATTTTTTTCCTTCGTTTTTCCTATAAAATCTCATCCTCTCAGGACTCtttctttctaattttcaactctctctctctctctctctcctcttttcttttgtcacttccttttaatcaaacctctttaattttaattattgaTGTTtacttccatcttttaattttgtttttgtttattaaatttaaaaaaatttaaaaaagaattattttttttaccctaaaaactaattattaaatgccacaaccactcacttttatctcatttattacttcttatcaagtttgcatctCTATTTTTTATTCTCCTGATTTCCTCCAAACTCCaaacttcttttttatttattttaaattgcaatctctaaatcccaaagacgtgaattaaaatttaaactcatAATGTCTAATTCCTATAGACATGAATTTTgcataatttcaaaatattgtgatatttttgggttggatttaagattattGTTTGATAGATATAATTGAGAttgaaataaaatttatttgtttcaacttataatttaaaaaaattacttttgaaaatccaagtttttcgaaaatattaaacttttcaacatataaaattttaaattagttcattgcatgttttattttgtggatatatatatttatataaattatttttaaaaaaattcattaaatCAGATTAAACTGATCCGAACATCTCACCTGTTCAATTAACGGTCtgagttttaaaacattgctaTATGGTTAATGAAGCCCAGACATAAGTATCAGATCTTGTAAATTGACTCAATGGTAGCTATCATTTGGTCCAAAATTCGGGTTCCAGATTCGGAAAGTAACTAAATTCAATAGGCGCCAAGTATTAAATAGTCAACCGTTGGATTCTTAAGGCCATTGAAAAATCGATCATCAATGATTTCTCATCAGTCTCTCCACTGCTGAGTCCAGTAATATAAAACCCCATTGATTCGATTTCAGCGACTACTCGCTCAAATGGGTTTTGTTAATCTTCTCACCATGGCGAAGAGATTCTCTGGAATCATCGCTATTCTCTTGTTGCTGAGGCTGACAACAGCCTCTGCTTCTCATGAGGTAATACTAGTCTTACCACATGTACTCCTCTTCTAAATTCAGTAACTCTTTATCTAGGATTTTCATCAAGTTTACTTTAATGGGTTGCTTGGAGATATTGTAAAAGTTTctttctttagttttttttttcctttacttcttttattgcatattttatagcttcaattttcttcttcctcaataTGATAGTATTGCAATGCAGTGGGAGATATTGAaatgagatatgattgaatgaatcgaGAAATTTGCTGTTTCTATTTCTTGATAAATTCGACTTTTAAATTATTAATGAAGTTAATACTACTACTTCGATTAACATGTTCATTCGTACTCGGTGGGTTTTTCTTGTCTAGGGAAAAGTTAGTGAAAAGGGTGCGTTATATTGCCTATTTAATAAAGAGGATGCAATCAATGGGCTATTTAGTGTAAAGTCCTGTTGTACTGATTTGTGTGCGAATTTTGGGTTATTTACTTAAGTGTGCTCGATCATCAGTGTAAATTCAAAAACACCACAAATCAGTCTCCATCTAATTTTTGTATTGAGCTATTTTTCTTCTGCATTGAAGACAGAAGGTCCCCATTCTGTTGTCATAACAAGGATATTTCATGTCCATTTGCAGAATTTGTGGCTTTAATAGTGACAGACAGAGTAAAATGGAGATTCAATGTCGACCATAAAATAATAAATCAACCTGTAAATTTTACTGCATTGGATAACTAGACCTGCTTAGTCCTTTAAATCTTACTTCCTGGACTGAGATCTCTTTTCGGTATTATTCCAGGAGAGAACACGAAACCTGATAAAAAAACATTCTcgatgggattttttttttgtgcttctTGCTGCAAAATTTAGTTGACTAAGCAATGTAGATAAACCCAGTATTGACCAATGTTTCTAACATAATTATGTCGCTTATTGCAGTTTTGTGATGCTGGGATGGGTTACAATGTTGTTGGATGTGGAGGATCTGACTCCTCTTCACGAAGGATATTGATTAAGGGAGGGACAGTTGTAAATGCTCACCATCAAGAGGTTGCTGATGTTTATATAGACGATGGGATTATTGCTGATGTGAAACCTAACATCAAGGTACTATTTGGTTGTTGTATGGTCAAATCACAAATTTTAGAACTTGTCTGACGTTAAATTATGGAACTTAGTTTACTTGCAAACTAGCTATGGGTGGCAATGGGTGGTTTCATGTTGTTTGTCTTCATCTTGTGTTATTACTTATATATAATGGTGTCAACCtgcaaggtttttttttttttttttttttttttttcaatttggttCTTTTTCCTGGAAGATCTATTCCATTTTTTAGGCTGAAAAACTCAACTTATCGATACTTGTATAATCATCTTGAACATATGTCagactttttttaaaaaataatgttaTGCACTTTTTATTTGTAAAATAGACTAATTGTATGCACGTTAAGAAAATCACTAACTATCAAAAATAGTACTTACAATATCTGATATGTCTAATATCACGTGGACTATATGTGAAGTGCTATACGATGTTGAAAAGAGCTGGACTTATGCATTAGATGTATGTAGAACATAGTAAGCATATCATACCGAATATCATATCAAACAGGGTTTGCCCATGTGTCAATCTCATTATGTTGCTGTTTAAATCATGTCCGGTcttttaaatatcaaaaatagtACTTACAATAGCTGATATGTCTAATATCAAGTGGACTATATGTGAAGTGCTATACGATGTTGAAAAGAGCTGGACTTATGCATTAGATGTATGTAGAACATAGTAAGCATATCATACCGAATATCATATCAAACAGGGTTTGCCCATGTGTCAATCTCATTATGTTGCTGTTTAAATCATGTCCAGTCTTTTAAGGACTTGTTAACAAAATCTCATCAAATCCTGGCTAGCTTCTTTACTGTCTTATTTTGGATTTTAGATGGATATATGTTAAAGCTAGAATAACTGTAAGGGCTATGTTTAAATTAAATATCAACAGCTCATTTAGTCTTAACCAACAAATATGAATCCGAAAACGTTGTTTACTGCTGTACAATGGGGTGGACTACTGCATTTTGTTTACATTCATTTGTTGGTATTTCGGGGAAGGTTTCTGGGATCAGAATTTCTATTTACCCAACTTTTGGTATCATTTTGAAAATTCGCAGGTGgcattaatttaatttttagaaTGTAATATGGAGTATGAGTGGACGAATGTCATGCCAATCAAGGAATATGGAGAATGTTTTAAATTAGGGCAAACAATCCTACCGGCCATTAAACTATTCCAATAGTACCTTTTGGTCACTCGAgtattttgaatttcaaattggtCACACAACCGGCAAAATAGGCATTTGAGTGGCCATTCTATCTGATTTGCTGttaattcaaagaaaatgcATATTGCATGCAACACATAACGCAAAAGACAGGGGTAAGATAATTCAGCACTAActgtatgatttttttttttatggacaAGAAAAATTTGAACATGGCAATCATACGTAGTTTTAGCACTTCCTAAATATTTTCTATTTACGTGGAAATCTTTTAACATTTAATTTACCAACAAACATGGCAAAACTACATCGTTTAGCTCCTCACttatttctgttttcttttcattttgcatgTTCATCTTCCTTGCTTGTTTTGGAAGACAATCTTGCCATGGCAGCTGTAGTATGCCGGCATGCCACCGCACTCATCACCACAGATGTAGTCTTGGATAAAAGGGACACTATTGGACTTGAATTTTCCCATAGAATGCAATCTAACATTGGATTGGGCCCAAAATGGTTGTTGAACAGCCAAATAGGTACAGACAAGGCACCATCTCTCCTTTGAGAACATAATTAGATTCACAAAAGTCATACAAAATCACGGCGGAATCCAGGAAAGCATGATTGTTATTAAAATAGGCAAAGTTAACAGCCCCAAGGGCATgaattttggatcaaaatcCGAAAGTTAATGACACCTGTTTCTATTTGTTTTGAGTTAAGAAGTTTATCTTTGAGCCAAAAGcacaaaaacaaagagaaaaacaaaaagaaaagacaaaagaaggttgatattcggatgctgatgCTTGAGTTAGAGGTGATTGTGCAGCCATAGAAGTGGTGGCTGGAACATGAGAGGGTAACGGTGAAGAAgatggagaaaaagaaaattagataAACTAAATTGTGTTATCACCCTTAATTATACAGTGAGTAGTCAATTATGCCCTCATCTTTTGTCCTCTCCCCCCAACTGCCAAATTAGACAGAATGGCTATCGGTGTACCTGTTTTGTGATTTAAGTGGCCAAATTGAAACTTAAAACGGTTGAGTGGTCAAAAGTAGTTTAATGGCTGGCATGATTTTTGCCcgttaatttatttttaatctaTATGTGCTTGCAGGGGAGATTTTATTTTGCAAAACTAAATTATACAACACGCACAAAATGATCAATGAAGATGAGTAAGTTCACATACAAATTGTGATTGTAGAATCTTAAAGCATGACAAATATGGCAAACAAAGTTTGATATTGTTGTGTCATATACAATTTGAAGCAAGTTATACATTGCATTGGTTCTTGAACTCGTTGATATGTATCTATATAGATGTAATGAGCAATTAGTTGTAGCATGAAGTCTGTGGCAGCAAGTCACTAGATTTTAGCACCTTAGCAGTATTGTCTACTTGCATCACTTGTAATTTGGTATCTTGAGCATCCACAACTTATTATCTTCTCATTCGGATTGTAGCTTAAATGACCTCAGATGCCTTTGCAATCTGTTATGCCTATTTTTTATACGTTTTTGATGCATATACTTGCCATCTGAACCTCAGAAATCCCATCTTCAGGTCGGTGATGAAGTTGCAGTAATTGATGCCACTGGAAAGTTTGTCATGCCAGGTAATATCTTCTCACTGAGGCTTTAGTATTTTGTTTATAAAGAAACTAATAATTGTTTATAGTGTTCTACTGTATACTTCATATGACTCATGTTATTTCACtggatttgtttcttttttgctttCATTTGAAAAACACATCCAAAAGATATCAATTTAAGCATATAGCTGATTGAATTTGAATATGGAATTTATTTGTTCTGAGGGCAAGATAGGTTTTGCCTTTGCAGATGGTTGTGAAAGTGCATATGATTTGTTTAATACTCCTTTGTTCCAAAGTCTTATACTTCTCAAGTTTAGCTTTCTCATCTCTTCTTTGTAGGTGTCATAATTGTTTACTGCAtaacttaaatgagatgcaTAGATTAGCAAGGAGCTGTGCTGAAGTGTTACATTCTTAGTTGCATAAAATGGATGGCTTAGTGAAGCATCTAAATATATGAATTAGAAAGAAAGATAAGTGTGTCTCTAATGGAGAAAAAGGTAAAGGCATCACATAGATTGAAAAAATGCAGCACAAAAAGGCATGGCATGATATTCATGTGAACAATATGAAGTGTCATAAGTTTGTACTAGAAAAGTTTGCTATGCCTCGAAAGCCTTCTTCTTTACTTTCTGCCCCTTTGACTGTCAACCTTACACGTGGAGGCACCTCTTGTTGTCATGAGCATCGAGAAATCTTGGATATTGTTTTGagttgcttttgttttcaatttgtggtatttttttgttattttccaTTAATTCCTACATTTCCAGGTCAAGTATATTTTGGGAGGTTGGCATCTAGCTGACTAATTTGGTGAAACAATAGCTATGACAGCTAGCTAACTTACATTTGGTCAAGTGCACAAGTTTGGcatattttcaaaatataactTTTGGACAAGATAAACATTCCAGACTTAACCAAGCAAGAGCATTAAATGAAAGTGGATTGTTGTGAAACATCAGAGTAATAAAACTATTATGAAATTTGGATGACTGTGGAACATAAATATGAGCAAAGTAAGTATATTCTTGCCAGAGCTAATGCCATAATACAGTTGTATTGAAGTTTGCAGAAACTTCTGGCTATAGTTAGTCATAGTCCTACAACTCTCCTAGATTTGGTTAGAAATTTCAGTATTCTACCTTCTCATTCTCCTTAAATTCTTCCTTTATTGTCACTTTGGTTGCTCCTATAATCCTTATATATTTCCCCAACTTAATACTTCCAAAATTGCAGTTGTTTACCTTAATTTGAAAAATTCTGAAATGCtgattgtttttgtttgtgtattcCATTTTGTGATGATCCTTTGTATGATGTATCACTTTGATCCATTAATGTCAGGGGGAATTGATCCTCACACTCACCTGGAAATGGAATTTATGGGTACTGATTCTACTGAAACAATTGATGACTTCTTCAGCGGCCAAGCTGCTGCACTAGCTGGTGGAACAACTATGCACATTGATTTTGTCATGCCTGTGAATGGGAGTCTATCTTTAGGGTTCAAAGCATATGTAGAAAAAGCAAAGAAGTCTTGCATGGACTATGGTTTCCATATGACAATAACTAAATGGGATGATACTGTTGCAAGAGAAATGGAAATTATGGTCAAAGAGAAAGGTTTGTATACTTTTCTAGGTTAAAATTCCTTGAGTTGGACGTATACAGTAATTTATGTAAATCATTTATCGAGAAGTTATACATCCTTTTTGATTGAGTGCACAAATTTTCCTTGCCTTGTAGGTATCAACTCCTTCAAGTTTTTCCTAGCATACAAGGGTATTGTCATGATTAATGATGAGCTTCTGTTGGAGGGACTTAAAAAATGCAAGTCCCTTGGTGCTTTGGCCATGGTTCATGCAGAAAATGGAGATGCTGTGTTTGAAGGCCAGAAAAGAATGATTGAACTTGGTATTACTGGTCCAGAGGGACATGCACTTTCTAGGCCCCCTTTGGTAATCTTTATGAGTACAAATAGATTTCTCTTGTTAATACTGCCCATGATAGGTGTTTGGTTTGTTTCCTTATCTTTATTACCTATTCCAGAGAAGTTGCATGGTTCTTGCTCACAAAACAATTGCATGGGGTCTTTACTCACTTAAATGGTTGCCTTATAATACTTGAGCCTATTTTCTTAACTTAAGACTATCATTTTTATCTGGGATTTACTTTAATTTTAGAAGTGCAGGAAGTAAAAGGAGGCTTTGGCTTTTCAAACCGCCTCTTTGTTTACCCTAAATTTACTTTCTTGATGATTTGTCATGCTGTTTCATCTCCCTCAAATCAATCTCTATGTGACTTTTTATTCAAAATGTTTTTGGATGGAGTAAGCAAGCGTGACGAGCAACTCTTCAACATCAGAAATAGTATGATTTTGTGGATCTGGGTGCTATAATGAGGGGATTGATAGTTAAGATATTTGTCATTGAATGATTGTTGAGCATTACTATATTTGTGACCTCTAGTTTGTGGATCTAATTTGAACTCTATTGTCTTAGTTTACTTTCTATCCCAATCTTCTTTTTGTTATATTGGACTACATTCAACAGTATGTGCTAATTACACCGTGAAGGAGAGTATGCTGATTAGCTTGGTCCTATTTCCTGAATAAAGTTGCAGTATCTCATGAGGGAATTTGGTAGCATAGAAATTGTGCAGTTGTCGGCTTTACCAGAAGCTTATGAACCTTTATCTGGACATGCAACTATGATTGTCAAATAATCAGTTTCAGTAGGGTGCTAAAGAGGGATGAAATGGCTGAATTTGTCCGTTTTTAACTTTAGATGGAACTAGTCAACTGCTGTAAAGTTAACCTCTAGATAGTTATTAGTTTGCTGCAGATGGTCATGCAGTTATCTTATTAGAGTAGATGGCATGATGCTAAATCCATCTTCAGACATATTAATTTCAACCCAAGATTATCTGTCCTGGTGATGCAATTTTATACCCAGTTAATGAGATAC is part of the Coffea eugenioides isolate CCC68of chromosome 6, Ceug_1.0, whole genome shotgun sequence genome and encodes:
- the LOC113775664 gene encoding dihydropyrimidinase-like isoform X2 — encoded protein: MGFVNLLTMAKRFSGIIAILLLLRLTTASASHEFCDAGMGYNVVGCGGSDSSSRRILIKGGTVVNAHHQEVADVYIDDGIIADVKPNIKVGDEVAVIDATGKFVMPGGIDPHTHLEMEFMGTDSTETIDDFFSGQAAALAGGTTMHIDFVMPVNGSLSLGFKAYVEKAKKSCMDYGFHMTITKWDDTVAREMEIMVKEKGINSFKFFLAYKGIVMINDELLLEGLKKCKSLGALAMVHAENGDAVFEGQKRMIELGITGPEGHALSRPPLLEAEATARAIRLAGFINTPLYIVHVMSIDAMEEIAKARKLGLSFKTLN
- the LOC113775664 gene encoding dihydropyrimidinase-like isoform X1 encodes the protein MGFVNLLTMAKRFSGIIAILLLLRLTTASASHEFCDAGMGYNVVGCGGSDSSSRRILIKGGTVVNAHHQEVADVYIDDGIIADVKPNIKKSHLQVGDEVAVIDATGKFVMPGGIDPHTHLEMEFMGTDSTETIDDFFSGQAAALAGGTTMHIDFVMPVNGSLSLGFKAYVEKAKKSCMDYGFHMTITKWDDTVAREMEIMVKEKGINSFKFFLAYKGIVMINDELLLEGLKKCKSLGALAMVHAENGDAVFEGQKRMIELGITGPEGHALSRPPLLEAEATARAIRLAGFINTPLYIVHVMSIDAMEEIAKARKLGLSFKTLN
- the LOC113775664 gene encoding dihydropyrimidinase-like isoform X3 — its product is MGFVNLLTMAKRFSGIIAILLLLRLTTASASHEFCDAGMGYNVVGCGGSDSSSRRILIKGGTVVNAHHQEVADVYIDDGIIADVKPNIKKSHLQVGDEVAVIDATGKFVMPGGIDPHTHLEMEFMGTDSTETIDDFFSGQAAALAGGTTMHIDFVMPVNGSLSLGFKAYVEKAKKSCMDYGFHMTITKWDDTVAREMEIMVKEKGINSFKFFLAYKGIVMINDELLLEGLKKCKSLGALAMVHAENGDAVFEGQKRMIELGITGPEGHALSRPPLFP